The uncultured Sunxiuqinia sp. genomic sequence GTAATTCAAAAAGGTTATTAATTAAATGGTCTATTTAAACGTTTTAGCCTATTTTTTCGAAAGGCTAGCAAATATAGTGATAATCAAAAAACATGCAGATTGATTTACCACATTTTTAGTTAAGGCCTGTCAATTCTTCATACAACCTTTACATTTTCTTGGCTTGTTCTTTTGCTAAATAAGAATCAACCAACTTATTGTATGCCTCAGCAAGCTTCCGCATGGGTTCATGATTGACATTATACTTCTGACTACCAATGGCATAAATGGGCAAAACCTTGGGAGAAGTTCCGGTTAAGAAAGCGGCATCGTAATCAGAAATAGATAAATAGGAAATAGGCTTTTCAATACAGTTGTATTTGAGTTCTGCCAGACATTCCAATGTTCTCTGCCGAGTGATGCCAGAAAGAATATGTTCTGATGGCGCGGTATAAAACTCATCCTCTTTCACAAAAAAGATATTTGTACGGCTACCCTCTGTTACATAGCCTTCTGAATCGACCAAAATTACATCATAAATCTTCTCTTGCTGAATAAAACGGCTCGTTTCTTCCCGCAGCTTTTGCTGAACGGTTTTAGCTTTCGGCATTGAGCGCTCAAGCTCCAGCAAACCGGCCTTAACTCCATTTTTATAATCTTCGGTTGTCGGATAGTTATGAGGAATTAAATAATAAAAAGCAGCCTGTTTACCACGACCGACCTGAACCAATACTTTTATATTTCCCTCACAAATGCTGTTCGACTGAATCAATTGCGTAATATTATTTTCAAACTGCCGAAAGGTAACATCCAAGTGAACTCCGGTTAATTGAGCTGATATTTTCAAGCGGTTATAATGTGATTCAGCAAACAAACAGACGGAACCAATTATTCTCAATACTTCATAAATTAGTATCGCATCAGACGCTAAAACTTCAACCTGATCAGTCCGAAATTTATGATTGTCTTTAATAAAATATTCTCCTTTACTATCTATCATATTCTGATTTTCAACTAAATATTGCAACAATGATATCTACCCAAATTTACGAAGCTTAGGTATAGATTACAATAACGCTCAATACATACTAATACTTTTTATACGGGAGAATAAGGACGATGTTTAAGCCGAAGAAGGAGATCCGGTTTCAAACGAAAATTACGAATACTTCAGCGAGAGTTATGAAAGAATATATTGAAAAAAAAGACAACAAAAAAAAGAAGCCATGTGTTGGCTTCTTTTCTGATTATCTTCGGTACGAGCGGGATGAACCGTTTCGTTTTGGGGATTTATTTCGAGAAGCAAAATACTCCTGCTTGCGCTGGCGTTTTTCCTTTTCAAAAGCTTTCTTTTCCTTTTCGGTCATTGGCTTTTCTGTTTGCGGAAAGGGATTATTTTGTACCCGTTCAATTTTTTGATTAATTAGGCGTTCAATGTCGCGAATATACGCATTTTCCTCCGGCTCACACATAGATATCGAAATACCTTCTTCGCCTGCCCTGCCCGACCGTCCGATGCGGTGCACGTAGGTTTCAGCCACATTCGGTATGTCGTAATTGATCACGTATTTCAATTTGTCGATATCGATACCACGGGCAGCAATATCAGTCGCTACCAGCACCCTTATTTCACGATCCTTAAATTTGGCCAGCGCCTTTTGCCTTTGGTTCTGCGCTTTATCTCCATGAATAGCAGCTGCAGCAATGTTCTGCTTTTTGAGGTTTCGCACAATCTTATCTGCACCATGCTTGGTTCGCGAAAACAGAAGTACTTGGTCCAAATTCTGATCTTTCAAAATATGAATTATCAGGTCTTTTTTGTCGGCTTTATTGGTAAAATACAAATATTGCTGAATCGTATCGGCGGTAGACGACACCGGGCTCACCTCCACTTTTTTAGGATCCTTTAATATCTTATTTGAAAGCTCCACAATATTAGCTGG encodes the following:
- a CDS encoding aminotransferase class IV, producing the protein MIDSKGEYFIKDNHKFRTDQVEVLASDAILIYEVLRIIGSVCLFAESHYNRLKISAQLTGVHLDVTFRQFENNITQLIQSNSICEGNIKVLVQVGRGKQAAFYYLIPHNYPTTEDYKNGVKAGLLELERSMPKAKTVQQKLREETSRFIQQEKIYDVILVDSEGYVTEGSRTNIFFVKEDEFYTAPSEHILSGITRQRTLECLAELKYNCIEKPISYLSISDYDAAFLTGTSPKVLPIYAIGSQKYNVNHEPMRKLAEAYNKLVDSYLAKEQAKKM
- a CDS encoding DEAD/DEAH box helicase, encoding MQFKELELIEPILKALKDENYVNPTTIQEKAIPLILNRHDVLGSAQTGTGKTAAFAIPILQHLFLDRREGKRPRQLRSLIITPTRELAIQIGESFSTYGKYTGLKNTVIFGGVKQGAQTNVLRQGVDILVATPGRLLDLMDQRFISLDHIEYFVLDEADRMLDMGFVHEIKKVIAKLPSKRQSLFFSATMPANIVELSNKILKDPKKVEVSPVSSTADTIQQYLYFTNKADKKDLIIHILKDQNLDQVLLFSRTKHGADKIVRNLKKQNIAAAAIHGDKAQNQRQKALAKFKDREIRVLVATDIAARGIDIDKLKYVINYDIPNVAETYVHRIGRSGRAGEEGISISMCEPEENAYIRDIERLINQKIERVQNNPFPQTEKPMTEKEKKAFEKEKRQRKQEYFASRNKSPKRNGSSRSYRR